A genomic window from Klebsiella quasipneumoniae subsp. quasipneumoniae includes:
- a CDS encoding cupin domain-containing protein: MAYQLNINWPEFLEKYWQKQPVVLKNAFPDFVDPITPDELAGLAMEPEVDSRLVSLANGKWQASNGPFEHFDGLGETGWSLLAQAVNHWHMPAAELVRPFRVLPDWRLDDLMISFSVPGGGVGPHIDQYDVFIIQGMGSRRWRVGDKLPMRQFCPHPALLHVDPFPPIIDENLQPGDILYIPPGFPHDGITHETALNYSVGFRGPNGRDLISSFADYVLENDLGGEHYSDPDLTCREHPGRVEEYELERLRGMMIDMIRQPEDFKQWFGSFVTTPRHELDIAPAEPPYEEEEVVDALLGGEKLSRLSGLRVLHIGDSFFVHSEQLDTTDAEALDALCRYTSLGQEELGSGLQNPAFVSELTRLINQGYWYFEE, translated from the coding sequence ATGGCTTATCAACTCAACATTAACTGGCCCGAGTTTTTAGAGAAATACTGGCAAAAGCAGCCGGTGGTTTTAAAAAACGCGTTTCCGGACTTCGTCGACCCGATTACCCCGGACGAGCTGGCCGGGTTAGCCATGGAGCCGGAAGTCGACAGCCGGCTGGTCAGTCTGGCCAACGGTAAATGGCAGGCCAGCAATGGACCTTTTGAACATTTCGATGGCCTGGGCGAGACCGGCTGGTCGCTGCTGGCCCAGGCGGTAAACCACTGGCATATGCCGGCCGCCGAGCTGGTGCGACCGTTCCGCGTACTGCCGGACTGGCGTCTGGACGACCTGATGATCTCCTTCTCCGTCCCCGGCGGCGGCGTCGGCCCCCATATCGATCAGTATGACGTCTTTATTATTCAGGGCATGGGCAGCCGCCGCTGGCGCGTGGGCGATAAGCTGCCGATGCGTCAGTTCTGCCCGCATCCCGCGCTGCTGCACGTCGACCCGTTCCCGCCGATTATTGATGAGAATCTGCAGCCGGGCGATATCCTCTATATTCCGCCGGGATTCCCGCACGATGGTATCACCCACGAAACCGCGCTGAACTACTCCGTGGGTTTCCGCGGGCCAAACGGGCGCGACCTGATCAGCAGCTTCGCCGACTATGTGCTGGAGAACGATCTCGGCGGCGAGCACTACAGCGATCCGGACCTCACCTGCCGCGAGCATCCGGGCCGGGTTGAAGAGTATGAACTCGAACGTCTGCGCGGCATGATGATCGACATGATTCGCCAGCCGGAAGACTTCAAGCAGTGGTTCGGCAGTTTCGTCACCACCCCGCGTCACGAGCTGGATATTGCGCCGGCGGAACCACCGTATGAAGAAGAGGAAGTAGTCGATGCGCTGCTGGGCGGCGAAAAACTTTCTCGCCTGAGCGGCCTGCGCGTTCTGCATATTGGCGACAGCTTCTTCGTGCATAGCGAACAGCTGGACACCACCGATGCCGAAGCGCTGGATGCATTATGCCGCTATACCTCATTAGGCCAGGAGGAGCTCGGCAGCGGCCTGCAAAACCCGGCGTTTGTGAGCGAACTGACGCGCCTGATTAATCAAGGCTACTGGTACTTCGAAGAGTAA
- a CDS encoding efflux transporter outer membrane subunit: MRPITLLTLSVILALTGCVSLAPDYQRPAAPVPQQFSLSQNKLVPATASYQETGWRTFFVDPQVKSLIGTALTNNRDLRMATLKVQEARAQYRVTDADRYPQLNGDGSTTYGGKLKGDTTTSSDYAVGLNLNYDLDFFGRLKNLSEADRENFFASEEARRAVHILLIANVSQSYFNQRLAAAQLQVANDTLQNYQQSYAFVEKQLLTGSTTVLALEQARGMIESTRAEIARRQGQLAQANNALQLLLGSYQHLPDDSASSAVDLQGVTLPPSLSSAILLQRPDILEAEHSLRAANANIGAARAAFFPSITLTSSLSGSSSELASLFNAGSAMWNFIPKIDIPIFNAGRNQANLDLAEIRQQQQVVNYEQKIQSAFKEVADALALRQSLADQITAQERYLASLNITLQRATALYRHGAVSYIEVLSAQRDIFTTRQTLLELNYSRQANEITLFTALGGGWME, from the coding sequence ATGCGCCCAATAACGCTTCTTACCCTCAGCGTGATACTCGCCTTAACCGGCTGTGTCTCGCTCGCTCCCGACTACCAGCGCCCCGCCGCGCCGGTACCGCAGCAGTTCTCTCTCAGCCAGAACAAGCTGGTTCCCGCTACCGCGAGCTATCAGGAGACCGGCTGGCGAACCTTTTTCGTCGACCCGCAGGTGAAAAGCCTGATAGGCACCGCGCTGACCAACAACCGCGATCTGCGGATGGCGACGCTGAAAGTGCAGGAAGCCCGCGCCCAGTATCGGGTGACCGATGCCGACCGCTACCCGCAATTGAACGGTGACGGTAGCACCACCTACGGCGGCAAGCTTAAAGGCGACACCACCACCAGCAGCGATTACGCCGTCGGGCTGAATCTCAACTATGACCTCGACTTCTTTGGCCGGCTGAAAAACCTCAGCGAGGCCGACCGGGAGAACTTCTTCGCCAGCGAAGAGGCACGGCGCGCAGTGCATATCCTGCTGATTGCTAACGTTTCACAAAGCTACTTCAACCAGCGGCTGGCGGCAGCGCAGCTGCAGGTGGCCAACGACACCCTGCAAAACTATCAGCAGTCTTATGCGTTCGTTGAAAAACAGCTGCTGACCGGCAGCACCACCGTCCTGGCGCTGGAGCAGGCGCGGGGGATGATCGAGAGCACCCGCGCCGAGATCGCCAGGCGGCAGGGCCAGCTGGCGCAGGCTAATAACGCTCTGCAACTGTTGCTCGGTAGTTATCAACATCTGCCGGACGATAGCGCCAGCAGCGCCGTCGACCTGCAAGGCGTAACCCTGCCGCCGTCGCTCTCTTCAGCGATCCTGCTGCAGCGGCCGGATATTTTAGAGGCCGAACACAGCCTGCGGGCGGCCAACGCCAACATCGGCGCCGCGCGGGCGGCCTTCTTCCCGTCGATCACCCTGACCAGCTCGCTCTCCGGCAGCAGCAGCGAGCTCGCCAGCCTGTTTAACGCCGGCAGCGCGATGTGGAACTTCATCCCCAAAATCGACATTCCGATTTTCAACGCCGGGCGCAATCAGGCCAACCTCGATCTGGCGGAGATCCGCCAGCAGCAGCAGGTGGTCAACTACGAGCAAAAAATTCAGTCCGCTTTTAAGGAAGTGGCCGACGCGCTGGCCCTGCGCCAAAGCCTGGCCGATCAAATTACCGCACAGGAGCGCTATCTCGCGTCGCTAAATATCACCCTGCAGCGCGCCACCGCGCTCTATCGCCACGGCGCGGTCAGCTACATCGAAGTGCTGAGCGCCCAGCGCGACATTTTCACCACCCGACAAACCCTGCTGGAACTCAACTATTCCCGTCAGGCAAATGAAATCACCCTGTTCACCGCCCTCGGCGGCGGCTGGATGGAATAA
- the cusF gene encoding cation efflux system protein CusF produces the protein MNSLSKVALFTLISGAVFAAQAADPHAGMAMHEQPAAAQTQSISGKGVIKAIDMDSKKITIAHEAIPAVNWPPMTMRFTITPQTQLNNVKDGDSVDFTFVQQGNLSLLQDIRAH, from the coding sequence ATGAATTCACTGTCTAAAGTCGCCCTGTTCACTCTGATTTCTGGCGCGGTGTTCGCCGCCCAGGCCGCCGACCCGCACGCCGGCATGGCGATGCACGAACAGCCCGCCGCCGCGCAAACGCAAAGCATCAGCGGCAAAGGGGTCATTAAAGCCATTGATATGGATAGCAAAAAAATCACCATTGCCCACGAAGCCATCCCGGCGGTGAACTGGCCGCCGATGACCATGCGCTTCACCATCACCCCGCAGACCCAGCTCAACAATGTGAAGGACGGCGACAGCGTGGACTTCACCTTCGTTCAGCAGGGCAATCTGTCGCTGTTACAGGATATCCGCGCCCACTAA
- a CDS encoding ABC transporter permease, whose amino-acid sequence MRGLRNIYNLGVKELRSLLGDKAMLALIVFAFTVSVYSSATVMPGSLHLAPIAVADMDKSQLSSRIINAFYRPWFLEPELITANEMDAGLDAGRYTFAINIPPNFQRDVLAGRQPEVQVNVDATRMSQAFTGNGYIQNIINGEVNGFIARYRENSVLPVELAVRMRFNPNLEQERFGAVMAIINNITMLAIVLTGSALIREREHGTIEHLLVMPVTPFEIMMAKIWSMGLVVLVVSGLSLLLMVQGILQVPIEGSIPLFMLGVALSLFATTSIGIFMGTLARSMPQLGLLMILVLLPLQMLSGGSTPRESMPQLVQDIMLTMPTTHFVSLAQAILYRGASFSIVWPQFLTLLAIGAVFFTIALLRFRKTIGQMA is encoded by the coding sequence ATGCGCGGATTACGTAATATTTATAACCTCGGCGTCAAAGAGCTGCGCAGCCTGCTGGGTGATAAAGCGATGCTGGCGCTGATCGTGTTTGCTTTTACCGTGTCGGTGTACTCCTCAGCTACGGTGATGCCCGGCTCGCTGCACCTGGCGCCGATTGCGGTTGCCGATATGGATAAGTCGCAGCTCTCTTCACGCATCATTAACGCTTTCTACCGCCCCTGGTTTCTCGAACCGGAGCTGATCACCGCCAATGAGATGGACGCCGGCCTGGATGCCGGGCGCTACACTTTCGCCATCAATATTCCGCCAAATTTCCAGCGCGATGTGCTGGCCGGCCGCCAGCCGGAAGTGCAGGTCAACGTCGACGCCACGCGCATGAGCCAGGCCTTTACCGGCAACGGCTATATCCAGAATATTATTAACGGCGAAGTAAACGGCTTCATTGCCCGCTATCGGGAGAACAGCGTGCTGCCGGTAGAGCTGGCGGTAAGAATGCGCTTTAACCCTAACCTGGAACAGGAGCGCTTTGGCGCGGTGATGGCGATCATCAACAACATCACCATGCTGGCTATTGTCCTCACCGGCTCGGCGCTGATCCGCGAGCGCGAGCACGGTACCATCGAGCATCTGCTGGTGATGCCGGTTACGCCGTTTGAGATCATGATGGCCAAGATCTGGTCGATGGGGCTGGTGGTATTGGTGGTCTCCGGGCTGTCGCTGCTGCTGATGGTTCAGGGGATTTTGCAGGTGCCCATTGAGGGGTCGATTCCACTGTTTATGCTGGGGGTGGCGCTCAGCCTGTTCGCCACCACCTCGATCGGCATTTTTATGGGCACCCTCGCCCGCTCGATGCCGCAGCTGGGGCTGCTGATGATCCTGGTGCTGCTGCCGCTGCAGATGCTCTCTGGCGGCTCCACGCCGCGTGAAAGTATGCCGCAGCTGGTCCAGGATATCATGTTGACCATGCCGACCACCCACTTCGTCAGTCTGGCGCAGGCGATTCTGTACCGCGGCGCCAGCTTCAGTATCGTCTGGCCGCAGTTCTTAACCTTGCTGGCTATCGGAGCGGTGTTCTTTACTATCGCCCTGCTGCGTTTTCGCAAAACGATTGGTCAGATGGCGTAA
- a CDS encoding DUF2574 family protein, giving the protein MVNKQPLQRCGKNTYLFDSQNTENYARGVVARTVNLSNDTSRKIIISGYD; this is encoded by the coding sequence ATGGTGAATAAACAACCTCTGCAACGCTGCGGGAAAAATACCTATCTTTTTGACTCGCAAAATACTGAGAATTACGCGCGTGGTGTGGTCGCTCGTACCGTGAATTTATCCAATGATACGAGTCGAAAAATAATTATCAGTGGCTACGATTAA
- a CDS encoding efflux RND transporter periplasmic adaptor subunit, producing the protein MASLTLKNTALLLGSMAIGGALTAALYTRMAPPLDAAAAAPAAEQQRKVLFWYDPMYPNTRFDKPGKSPFMDMDLVPKYADEESAAAGAPGVRIDPTQTQNLGVKTAAVTRGPLRYAQTFPANISYNEYQYVIMQARAAGFINKVYPLTVGDKVQQGTPLLELTIPDWVEAQSEYLLLQETGGTATQVEGILERLRLAGMPDDDIRRLKATRKIQTRFTLKAPIDGVITAFDLRAGMNIAKDNVVAKIQGMDPVWVSAAVPESIAWLIKDASQFRIQVPAWPDKTFRISKWTILPSVDSATRTLQLRLQVNNPDEALKPGMNAYLQLTSDSEPMLLIPSKALIDSGSEQRVITMDNEGRFVPKQVQVFHESNGVTAIRSGLKEGEKVVASGLFLIDSEANIAGALERMRAQAPDAAAAHAH; encoded by the coding sequence ATGGCATCCCTGACACTGAAAAACACGGCGCTGCTCCTCGGCAGCATGGCGATCGGCGGCGCGCTCACCGCAGCGCTGTATACCCGGATGGCGCCGCCCCTCGACGCTGCCGCCGCCGCCCCGGCGGCCGAGCAGCAGCGAAAAGTGCTGTTCTGGTACGACCCGATGTACCCGAACACTCGCTTTGATAAACCGGGTAAATCGCCGTTTATGGATATGGACCTGGTGCCGAAATACGCCGATGAAGAGAGTGCCGCCGCCGGTGCGCCGGGGGTGCGTATCGACCCGACGCAGACCCAGAATCTCGGGGTGAAAACCGCCGCCGTCACCCGCGGGCCGCTGCGCTACGCCCAGACCTTCCCGGCCAACATCAGCTACAACGAGTACCAGTACGTGATTATGCAGGCGCGGGCGGCGGGTTTTATCAATAAAGTCTATCCCCTGACCGTCGGCGACAAAGTGCAACAAGGTACGCCGCTGCTGGAACTGACCATCCCGGACTGGGTGGAAGCGCAGAGCGAATACCTGCTATTGCAGGAGACCGGCGGCACCGCCACCCAGGTCGAGGGGATCCTCGAGCGGCTGCGTCTCGCCGGAATGCCGGACGACGATATCCGCCGCCTGAAAGCCACGCGCAAGATCCAGACCCGCTTCACCCTCAAGGCGCCCATCGACGGGGTGATCACCGCCTTCGATCTGCGCGCCGGAATGAACATCGCCAAAGATAACGTGGTGGCGAAAATTCAGGGCATGGACCCGGTGTGGGTCAGCGCGGCGGTCCCCGAGTCCATCGCCTGGCTGATTAAAGACGCCTCGCAGTTCCGCATTCAGGTTCCCGCCTGGCCTGACAAAACCTTCCGCATCAGCAAATGGACGATTCTCCCCAGCGTCGATAGCGCCACCCGCACCCTGCAGCTACGCCTGCAGGTGAACAACCCGGATGAAGCGCTGAAGCCGGGGATGAACGCCTATCTGCAGCTGACCAGTGACAGCGAACCGATGCTGCTGATCCCCTCCAAAGCGCTGATCGACAGCGGCAGCGAGCAGCGGGTGATCACCATGGATAACGAGGGCCGCTTCGTGCCGAAGCAGGTCCAGGTTTTCCATGAATCCAATGGCGTCACGGCCATTCGCAGCGGGCTGAAGGAGGGCGAGAAGGTGGTCGCCAGCGGCCTGTTCCTGATCGACTCGGAAGCCAATATCGCCGGCGCGCTGGAGCGCATGCGCGCGCAGGCCCCTGATGCCGCTGCCGCCCACGCGCACTGA
- the cusR gene encoding copper response regulator transcription factor CusR, with product MKILIVEDEKKTGEYLTKGLTEAGFVVDLADNGLNGYHLAMTGDYDLLILDIMLPDVNGWDIVRMLRTAGKGMPILLLTALGTIEHRVKGLELGADDYLVKPFAFAELLARVRTLLRRGAAVIVESQFQAADLSVDLVSRKVTRGATRITLTSKEFTLLEFFLRHQGEVLPRSLIASQVWDMNFDSDTNAIDVAVKRLRAKIDNDFEPKLIQTVRGVGYMLEVPDCR from the coding sequence GTGAAGATTTTGATTGTCGAAGATGAGAAGAAAACCGGGGAGTACCTGACCAAAGGGCTCACCGAGGCTGGCTTCGTCGTCGACCTGGCCGATAACGGCCTTAACGGCTATCACCTGGCGATGACCGGCGACTATGATCTGCTGATCCTCGACATCATGCTGCCGGACGTGAACGGCTGGGATATCGTGCGCATGCTGCGCACCGCCGGGAAAGGCATGCCGATCCTGCTGCTTACCGCGTTAGGCACCATTGAGCATCGGGTGAAGGGGCTGGAGCTGGGCGCCGACGACTATCTGGTGAAGCCGTTCGCCTTTGCGGAACTGCTGGCGCGGGTGCGGACGCTGCTGCGTCGCGGGGCGGCGGTCATTGTCGAAAGCCAGTTTCAGGCGGCGGATCTCAGCGTCGATCTGGTCAGCCGTAAGGTGACGCGCGGCGCCACCCGCATCACCCTGACCAGCAAGGAGTTCACTCTGCTGGAGTTCTTCCTGCGCCATCAGGGCGAGGTGCTGCCGCGTTCGCTGATTGCCTCGCAGGTGTGGGATATGAATTTCGACAGCGATACCAACGCGATAGATGTGGCGGTGAAGCGGCTGCGCGCCAAAATCGATAACGACTTCGAGCCGAAGCTGATCCAGACTGTGCGCGGCGTCGGCTATATGCTTGAGGTGCCGGATTGTCGCTAA
- the rbbA gene encoding ribosome-associated ATPase/putative transporter RbbA, with product MILTPQDTSPPVARLDNVGQRFGITVALRDISLAIPARRMVGLIGPDGVGKSSLLSLIAGARAIEQGNVMVLGGDMRDVHHRREVCPKIAWMPQGLGKNLYHTLSVYENVDFFARLFGHDKAERESRINELLQSTGLAPFRDRPAGKLSGGMKQKLGLCCALIHDPQLLILDEPTTGVDPLSRAQFWELIDSIRQRQPEMSVLVATAYMEEAERFDWLVAMNAGEVLATGTATELKAQTGSQTLEQAFIALLPEAQRQAHKAVVIPPRDDREEEIAIEARGLTMRFGDFVAVDHVNFRIARGEIFGFLGSNGCGKSTTMKMLTGLLPASEGEAWLFGQPVDPKDIATRQRVGYMSQAFSLYSELTVRQNLELHARLFHIPDGEIPGRVAEMSERFMLSEVEDALPTALPLGIRQRLSLAVAVIHRPEMLILDEPTSGVDPVARDMFWQLMVDLARQDRVTIFISTHFMNEAERCDRISLMHAGKVLASDTPQALVEQRGAASLEEAFIAWLQEAQPTAAAPEEPAPAAASHPERAAPRQAFSLQRLFSYSRREALELRRDPVRSTLALLGTVILMFIMGYGISMDVEDLRFAVLDRDQTLSSQGWSQNIAGSRYFIEQAPLRSYDELDRRMRDGELAVAIEIPPNFGRDIARGTPVQIGVWVDGAMPNRAETVRGYVQAMHLAWLQEMAARQSSPQRATSLISIETRYRYNPDVKSLPAIVPAVIPLLLMMIPAMLSALSVVREKELGSIINLYVTPTTRSEFLLGKQVPYIVLGMFNFFLLCALSVFVFGVSHKGSFLTLSLAALLYVTIATGLGLLISTFMKSQIAAIFGTAIITLIPATQFSGMIDPVASLEGPGRWIGQIYPTSHFLTIARGTFSKALNLSDLWGSFIPLLIAVPLVLGLSVLLLKKQEG from the coding sequence ATGATACTGACGCCACAGGATACCTCGCCCCCCGTCGCCCGGCTGGACAACGTTGGCCAGCGCTTCGGCATCACCGTGGCGCTGCGGGATATCAGTCTGGCGATCCCGGCGCGGCGCATGGTCGGCCTGATTGGCCCGGACGGCGTCGGCAAATCGAGCCTGCTCTCTCTCATCGCCGGGGCGCGGGCCATTGAGCAGGGTAACGTGATGGTGCTCGGCGGGGATATGCGCGACGTTCATCACCGCCGCGAGGTGTGCCCGAAGATTGCCTGGATGCCGCAGGGGCTGGGGAAAAACCTCTATCACACCCTTTCGGTGTATGAAAACGTCGACTTCTTCGCCCGCCTGTTTGGCCACGATAAAGCCGAACGCGAATCTCGTATCAACGAGCTGCTGCAGAGCACCGGGCTGGCGCCGTTTCGCGATCGCCCGGCGGGTAAGCTCTCCGGCGGGATGAAGCAAAAGCTGGGGCTCTGTTGCGCCCTTATCCACGACCCGCAGCTGCTGATCCTCGATGAACCCACCACCGGCGTCGACCCGCTTTCCCGGGCGCAGTTCTGGGAGCTTATCGACAGCATTCGTCAGCGCCAGCCGGAGATGAGCGTGCTGGTGGCCACCGCCTACATGGAAGAGGCTGAGCGCTTTGACTGGCTGGTGGCGATGAACGCCGGCGAGGTGCTGGCGACCGGTACCGCTACGGAGCTGAAAGCGCAGACCGGCAGTCAGACGCTGGAGCAGGCGTTTATCGCCCTGCTGCCGGAAGCGCAGCGCCAGGCGCATAAGGCAGTGGTAATCCCGCCGCGCGACGACCGCGAGGAAGAGATCGCCATCGAAGCCCGTGGGCTGACCATGCGCTTTGGCGACTTCGTCGCCGTCGACCACGTTAACTTCCGCATCGCCCGCGGTGAAATCTTCGGCTTCCTCGGCTCCAACGGCTGCGGCAAATCCACCACCATGAAGATGCTCACCGGCCTGCTGCCCGCCAGCGAAGGCGAAGCCTGGCTGTTCGGCCAGCCGGTCGACCCGAAAGATATCGCCACCCGCCAGCGGGTGGGCTATATGTCGCAGGCTTTCTCGCTCTATAGCGAACTGACCGTCCGGCAAAACCTCGAACTGCACGCCCGCCTGTTTCATATTCCGGACGGCGAGATCCCCGGTCGGGTGGCGGAAATGAGCGAGCGCTTCATGCTCAGCGAAGTGGAAGACGCCCTGCCCACCGCCCTGCCGCTGGGCATCCGTCAGCGTCTGTCGCTGGCGGTGGCGGTCATCCATCGCCCGGAAATGCTGATCCTCGACGAACCCACCTCCGGGGTCGATCCGGTGGCACGGGATATGTTCTGGCAGCTGATGGTCGACCTCGCGCGTCAGGATCGGGTGACCATTTTTATCTCCACCCACTTTATGAATGAGGCAGAACGCTGCGACCGCATCTCGCTGATGCACGCCGGCAAGGTGCTGGCCAGCGATACGCCGCAGGCGCTGGTCGAGCAGCGCGGTGCCGCCAGCCTCGAAGAGGCGTTTATCGCCTGGCTCCAGGAGGCGCAGCCAACCGCCGCAGCTCCTGAGGAACCTGCGCCTGCTGCAGCATCCCATCCAGAACGCGCGGCCCCGCGCCAGGCCTTCAGTCTGCAACGGCTGTTCAGCTACAGCCGCCGCGAGGCGCTTGAGCTGCGCCGCGATCCGGTGCGCTCGACGCTGGCGCTGCTGGGAACGGTGATCCTGATGTTTATCATGGGCTATGGGATCAGCATGGACGTCGAGGATCTGCGCTTTGCGGTACTCGACCGCGATCAAACACTGAGCAGTCAGGGCTGGTCGCAGAATATCGCTGGCTCACGCTACTTTATCGAACAGGCGCCGCTGCGCAGTTACGATGAGCTCGACCGGCGGATGCGCGACGGCGAGCTGGCGGTGGCGATAGAGATCCCGCCGAACTTTGGCCGCGATATCGCCCGCGGCACGCCGGTGCAAATCGGTGTCTGGGTGGATGGCGCAATGCCAAACCGCGCGGAAACGGTACGCGGCTACGTGCAGGCCATGCATCTGGCCTGGCTGCAGGAGATGGCTGCCCGGCAGAGCAGTCCGCAGCGCGCTACCTCTCTCATCTCCATTGAGACCCGCTATCGCTATAACCCGGACGTGAAGAGCCTGCCGGCCATCGTCCCGGCGGTGATCCCGCTGCTGCTGATGATGATCCCGGCGATGCTCAGCGCCCTGAGCGTGGTACGCGAGAAGGAGCTCGGGTCGATCATCAACCTGTACGTGACGCCGACCACCCGCAGCGAATTCCTGCTCGGCAAGCAGGTGCCTTACATCGTACTGGGAATGTTTAACTTCTTTTTGCTGTGCGCGCTGTCGGTCTTCGTCTTTGGCGTATCACATAAGGGCAGCTTCCTGACGCTGAGCCTGGCGGCTCTGCTCTATGTCACCATCGCCACCGGACTGGGACTGCTGATCTCAACCTTTATGAAGAGCCAAATCGCCGCCATCTTCGGCACCGCCATCATTACGCTCATCCCGGCGACCCAGTTCTCCGGGATGATCGATCCGGTGGCGTCGCTGGAAGGCCCCGGGCGCTGGATTGGACAAATCTACCCGACCAGCCACTTCCTGACTATCGCCCGCGGCACCTTCTCCAAGGCGCTGAATCTCAGCGATTTGTGGGGCTCCTTTATTCCCCTACTGATTGCGGTGCCGCTGGTGCTCGGGCTGAGCGTGTTGCTGCTGAAGAAACAGGAGGGGTGA
- a CDS encoding Cu(+)/Ag(+) sensor histidine kinase, whose translation MVAKRPFSLATRLSFFISLATIIAFFAFTWIMIHSVKAHFEERDVHDLRQLSTTLETVLDHADYPQARRLEIVKNIIAGYANVFICLDDGQGNILFQSPNGPDLSHMLSTPGLAMQLRDGNVISWTDPQPRAMAHDNHQMETRAWRLIMLPLGKQADGKPAYHLLMALSIDFHLHYINELKAKLISAASIISLLIIAIVLFVVYQGHKPIRQISRQIQNITSRDLDVRLDPQAVPIELERLALSFNHMLERMEDVFTRQSNFSADIAHEIRTPITNLVTQTEIALSQSRSQPELEEVLYSNLEEFSRMSRMVSDMLFLAQADNNQLIPEQRELDLAEEVHKVFEFFEAWAEEKAVALRFDGSPCRVTGDPLMLRRAISNLLSNAIRYTPAGQAVTIALSESAETIRLVVENPGTPIAAEHLPRLFDRFYRVDPSRQRKGEGSGIGLAIVKSIVSAHHGSVAAQSDLRSTRFIVVLPKQAQ comes from the coding sequence ATTGTCGCTAAGCGCCCCTTTTCCCTGGCTACCCGGCTGAGTTTCTTTATTAGCCTCGCCACCATCATCGCCTTCTTTGCCTTCACCTGGATCATGATCCATTCGGTGAAGGCGCATTTTGAAGAGCGCGACGTTCACGATCTCAGGCAGCTCAGCACCACCCTGGAGACGGTCCTCGACCACGCTGACTACCCGCAGGCGCGGCGGCTGGAGATCGTGAAGAATATCATTGCGGGCTACGCCAACGTCTTTATCTGCCTGGACGATGGACAGGGCAATATTCTGTTCCAGTCGCCCAACGGACCGGATCTCAGCCATATGCTGAGTACGCCAGGCCTGGCGATGCAGCTGCGCGACGGGAATGTGATTTCATGGACCGATCCGCAGCCGCGGGCAATGGCGCACGATAATCATCAAATGGAGACCCGTGCCTGGCGGCTGATCATGCTGCCGCTGGGCAAGCAGGCGGATGGCAAGCCGGCGTACCATCTGCTGATGGCCTTATCCATCGATTTTCACCTGCACTATATTAATGAGCTGAAAGCGAAGCTGATTTCCGCCGCGTCGATAATCAGCCTGCTGATTATCGCCATCGTGCTGTTTGTGGTCTATCAGGGGCATAAGCCTATCCGCCAGATCAGCCGGCAGATCCAGAATATTACCTCGCGGGATCTCGACGTGCGCCTCGACCCGCAGGCGGTGCCTATCGAACTGGAGCGGCTGGCGCTGTCCTTTAACCATATGCTGGAGCGAATGGAGGATGTCTTTACCCGCCAGTCGAACTTCTCCGCCGATATCGCCCATGAGATCCGCACGCCGATCACCAACCTGGTGACGCAAACCGAAATCGCCTTAAGCCAGAGCCGCAGCCAGCCGGAGCTGGAAGAGGTGCTCTACTCCAATCTTGAAGAGTTCTCGCGCATGTCGCGGATGGTCAGCGATATGCTGTTCCTCGCCCAGGCCGATAACAACCAGCTGATCCCCGAACAGCGGGAACTGGATCTGGCTGAGGAGGTGCATAAGGTGTTTGAGTTTTTCGAGGCGTGGGCGGAAGAGAAGGCGGTAGCGCTGCGCTTTGACGGCAGCCCCTGCCGGGTGACGGGCGATCCGTTGATGCTGCGGCGGGCGATCAGCAACTTGCTGTCGAACGCGATCCGCTACACCCCGGCTGGCCAGGCGGTGACGATCGCGCTGAGCGAAAGCGCGGAGACGATCCGCCTGGTGGTGGAGAACCCCGGTACGCCGATTGCCGCCGAACATCTGCCGCGGCTGTTTGACCGTTTCTATCGCGTCGACCCCTCGCGCCAGCGCAAAGGGGAGGGCAGCGGCATCGGCCTGGCGATTGTGAAATCCATCGTCAGCGCCCACCACGGCAGCGTGGCGGCGCAGTCCGATCTGCGCTCGACGCGGTTTATTGTAGTGCTGCCGAAACAGGCGCAATAA